The Pirellulales bacterium genome includes a window with the following:
- a CDS encoding diguanylate cyclase: MAHTVRQRLRVFWERLVPPDQWGDEETLRQAGRVVAFNLAMLMWVVVFTPIYYALGATSCSIVLAIVGILLPAIVVVLRFGYSPTTCGNLMCCAGWCTYFSLVYLTGGIAAPSPVITWYASMPICAVYMCGLRSGLIWTAVTIMTIAGFAVANNLGIPCPNVLTPFAMQLLQFLSLIGLVMCVFVLVLVLTRFEHNARQILHEANCRLEAQSSLDGLTGIANRRSFDWSLEREWKRHMRAQIPLSLALIDVDWFKQYNDTYGHLAGDDVLRSIAFAIQSGVHRPGDVSARFGGEEFAVILPDTNEHQSRYVMAMIHQRVRALEIPYPNPAVGPFVTISIGIATVVPVWNESPLDLVHEADVALYRAKAEGRDRAIHAARLAVERTPAEAPHAHS; the protein is encoded by the coding sequence ATGGCACACACAGTCCGGCAACGACTGCGCGTGTTCTGGGAGCGGCTTGTCCCTCCTGACCAGTGGGGGGACGAGGAAACGCTGCGCCAGGCAGGCCGCGTCGTGGCCTTTAATCTGGCGATGTTGATGTGGGTGGTCGTCTTCACGCCCATTTATTACGCGCTGGGCGCCACCTCTTGCAGCATCGTGCTGGCGATTGTCGGCATCTTGTTGCCAGCGATCGTCGTCGTCCTGCGTTTCGGCTACTCGCCAACCACCTGCGGCAATCTGATGTGTTGCGCCGGCTGGTGTACCTACTTTTCTTTGGTCTATCTCACAGGCGGAATCGCTGCGCCTTCGCCTGTGATCACTTGGTACGCATCGATGCCGATTTGCGCCGTGTATATGTGCGGCCTTCGTTCGGGGCTGATTTGGACAGCCGTGACGATCATGACCATCGCGGGATTCGCGGTGGCCAACAACTTGGGCATACCGTGCCCGAACGTGTTGACTCCATTTGCGATGCAGCTATTGCAATTCCTTTCGCTCATTGGATTGGTCATGTGCGTTTTCGTGCTCGTGCTCGTGTTGACACGGTTCGAGCACAACGCTCGCCAAATCCTGCACGAAGCCAATTGCCGCTTGGAAGCCCAGTCGTCGCTCGACGGACTGACAGGCATCGCCAACCGACGCAGCTTCGATTGGTCGCTTGAGCGCGAGTGGAAGCGGCATATGCGGGCGCAGATCCCGCTTTCTTTAGCTCTGATCGACGTCGATTGGTTCAAGCAATACAACGACACCTATGGCCACCTGGCCGGCGACGACGTGCTGCGATCGATCGCCTTTGCAATTCAATCCGGCGTGCATCGGCCGGGCGATGTGTCGGCCCGTTTCGGTGGCGAGGAATTCGCCGTGATCCTGCCCGACACGAATGAGCACCAGTCGCGCTATGTGATGGCCATGATCCATCAGCGCGTCCGGGCGCTCGAGATCCCGTACCCGAACCCCGCCGTGGGACCGTTCGTTACGATCAGCATTGGGATCGCGACGGTGGTTCCGGTCTGGAACGAATCGCCACTGGACCTGGTACACGAAGCCGACGTGGCACTATACCGCGCCAAAGCCGAAGGGCGCGATCGTGCGATCCATGCGGCACGATTAGCCGTGGAGCGAACACCAGCCGAAGCCCCACACGCCCACAGCTAG
- a CDS encoding aspartyl protease family protein: MPLRTCLVLYRATCCAIFVSGALSASDACATPYLTLGPSDGIAVDQPRATVAIVDPATQQVLGPEFSNTFLLDTGANDILVGGDAYSELQDAGYQTVAQYDDFGIGGTATMDVSKAYEFDFAGDNGVPIALPNTRVLSNASADLGFDGVLGMPAMVGRTVNVDMTPWSGGNFDTLKTSFTSTAPPVVANQYHVPLSLVDFPPTGQHNPGDPLPTFAPLSMAPVVVQNQTHQLNGNFIVDTGAQISIISTATALALGIDPVKDAVDSLDLSGIAGTVNVPIVNVDSLGLKTSEGVNLMWTGLQVGVYDIDPNIAGVFGMDFLTSGWLNALLGGGPDGYLNGVHFDFRNAQNHAGTMVLDVNPTLSHVLVPGDTTQDGIVNGLDVNAIASHWLHMGSALPGDANGDGIVNGLDINLVASNWLAHVPGHGTGTAVPEPGTRTLAGTCCTVLWGLRWRTRRHGRTLTSGR; this comes from the coding sequence ATGCCTTTGCGAACGTGCCTGGTTTTGTACCGGGCGACCTGTTGTGCGATCTTTGTCTCGGGCGCGCTGAGTGCAAGCGACGCCTGTGCGACTCCTTATCTTACACTCGGCCCTTCGGATGGCATCGCGGTAGATCAACCGCGCGCCACGGTGGCCATCGTCGATCCGGCGACGCAGCAGGTCCTCGGTCCGGAATTTTCCAATACTTTTCTGCTCGACACTGGTGCGAACGATATTCTTGTCGGTGGTGATGCTTATAGCGAACTGCAAGATGCCGGGTATCAAACCGTTGCTCAGTACGACGATTTCGGCATCGGCGGGACCGCCACGATGGACGTCTCAAAGGCCTATGAATTCGACTTTGCAGGAGACAACGGCGTGCCGATCGCGCTACCGAATACGCGCGTGCTGTCGAATGCCAGCGCCGACCTGGGATTCGACGGCGTGTTAGGCATGCCGGCCATGGTCGGTCGCACGGTGAACGTGGACATGACGCCTTGGTCTGGGGGCAACTTCGACACGCTGAAAACAAGTTTCACCAGCACGGCCCCGCCGGTGGTCGCGAATCAATATCACGTACCATTGTCGCTGGTCGATTTCCCGCCCACCGGTCAACACAACCCGGGAGACCCGTTGCCTACCTTTGCGCCGTTGTCGATGGCGCCGGTTGTGGTGCAAAATCAAACGCATCAGCTCAACGGCAACTTTATCGTCGATACGGGCGCCCAGATTTCCATTATCTCGACGGCCACTGCGCTTGCGCTGGGTATCGATCCCGTCAAAGACGCGGTCGACTCGCTCGATCTGAGCGGCATCGCCGGCACGGTGAACGTGCCGATCGTGAACGTCGATTCGCTTGGTCTGAAGACCAGCGAAGGCGTAAACCTGATGTGGACCGGTCTGCAGGTTGGCGTCTATGACATCGACCCTAATATCGCGGGCGTCTTCGGCATGGACTTTCTGACCAGCGGATGGCTTAACGCTTTGCTCGGCGGCGGACCGGACGGATACTTGAATGGCGTGCATTTTGATTTTCGCAACGCGCAGAATCACGCCGGCACGATGGTTTTGGACGTCAACCCCACGCTTAGCCATGTGCTTGTGCCGGGTGATACCACGCAGGATGGCATCGTCAACGGACTGGATGTCAACGCCATCGCCTCTCATTGGCTGCACATGGGTAGCGCGCTACCCGGCGACGCCAACGGCGACGGCATCGTTAATGGTTTGGACATTAACTTAGTTGCCAGTAACTGGCTGGCGCACGTCCCCGGCCACGGAACGGGCACCGCAGTTCCAGAGCCAGGCACCCGCACTCTGGCAGGGACGTGTTGCACCGTGCTGTGGGGCTTGCGTTGGCGCACGCGGCGTCATGGTCGGACGCTGACCAGCGGCCGGTAA
- a CDS encoding DNA-binding protein yields MDGESLSAQQAARQLGVAVTTLYDWLGQSDYGLLVIRGQPFTINYLQGGPQGQGRIMLDIVEVGRIRDAMRVIPQHARLRRPPLRRESFPGINVTLGRPGR; encoded by the coding sequence ATGGACGGCGAGTCCTTATCTGCGCAACAAGCGGCCCGACAGCTGGGAGTCGCCGTCACGACCCTCTACGACTGGCTAGGCCAGTCGGATTACGGCCTGCTTGTCATCCGTGGCCAGCCGTTCACGATCAACTATCTGCAAGGAGGGCCCCAGGGGCAGGGGCGAATCATGCTCGACATCGTTGAGGTCGGACGCATCCGGGACGCGATGCGCGTGATTCCGCAGCACGCACGGCTGCGCCGCCCGCCATTGCGCCGCGAATCGTTTCCCGGCATTAACGTCACGCTCGGCCGGCCCGGCAGATAG
- a CDS encoding NADH:flavin oxidoreductase — MTTFPKIAQLKTAAALRARLTALGIELPVDDGILTAADGSPLAEPIKIGGVQVGNRWCIHPMEGWDANSDGSPTELTLRRWRNFGASGAKLIWGGEAAAVEPAGRANPRQTLATPDNRAGLTKLLDTLTATHRERFGTTDDMLVGLQLTHSGRFCRPHSKKLEPRIAYHHPLLDRKFGIDPQDDSMVWSDDELVGLVENFVRAAGMARQAGFRFVDVKACHGYLLHEFLGAHARPGRYGGDFEGRTRLLCEIIDRVRAAYPDLLIVVRLSAFDSVPYEPAPDGMGQPMAYDGTLPYQYGFGLDPTNPLRADLTETIRLVQLLASLGVVAVNVSCGSPYYNPHLQRPAAFPPSDGYQPPEDPLVGVARQIDAARRIKEAVPELTIVGTGYSYLQDFLPHVAQGVVRQGWADLVGLGRMVLSYPELPSDVLSRGQLARKRICRTFSDCTTAPRNAIVSGCFPLDPFYKDLPEAAILREIKAAQDSPPD; from the coding sequence GTGACCACGTTCCCAAAAATTGCCCAACTGAAAACGGCTGCCGCGTTAAGAGCGCGACTCACGGCGTTGGGCATTGAGCTTCCGGTTGATGACGGCATTCTTACCGCGGCGGACGGCTCGCCGCTCGCAGAGCCGATCAAGATCGGAGGCGTACAGGTCGGCAATCGCTGGTGCATTCATCCGATGGAGGGCTGGGACGCCAACTCGGACGGATCCCCGACGGAATTGACGTTGCGGCGCTGGCGAAACTTCGGCGCCAGCGGTGCCAAGCTGATCTGGGGTGGAGAAGCGGCCGCGGTCGAGCCCGCCGGTCGCGCAAATCCACGTCAGACGTTGGCTACGCCCGACAATCGCGCGGGATTGACGAAGTTGCTCGACACGCTCACGGCGACCCACCGCGAACGTTTCGGCACGACCGACGATATGCTGGTGGGCTTGCAATTGACACACTCCGGTCGATTTTGCCGGCCGCACTCGAAAAAGTTGGAACCGCGCATTGCCTATCATCATCCATTGCTCGACCGCAAGTTCGGCATTGATCCGCAAGACGATTCGATGGTTTGGAGCGACGACGAGCTTGTCGGCCTGGTCGAGAATTTCGTCCGCGCGGCCGGCATGGCGCGCCAGGCGGGCTTTCGCTTCGTCGACGTCAAAGCATGCCACGGTTATCTGTTGCACGAGTTTTTAGGCGCGCACGCGCGACCAGGACGCTATGGCGGAGACTTTGAGGGCCGCACGCGGCTGCTTTGCGAAATAATCGACCGTGTCCGCGCAGCGTATCCCGACCTGTTGATCGTGGTACGTCTCAGCGCGTTCGACAGTGTGCCTTACGAGCCTGCGCCCGACGGCATGGGGCAGCCGATGGCATACGACGGCACACTCCCTTATCAATACGGCTTCGGGCTCGATCCGACCAACCCGTTGCGGGCCGACCTGACCGAGACGATTCGCCTGGTGCAGCTGCTCGCTTCGCTGGGCGTGGTGGCGGTGAACGTTTCGTGCGGTAGCCCCTACTACAATCCACACCTGCAGCGGCCCGCCGCCTTTCCTCCCAGCGACGGTTATCAGCCCCCCGAAGATCCGCTGGTGGGCGTTGCCCGGCAGATCGATGCGGCGCGACGTATCAAAGAAGCTGTGCCAGAGCTAACGATCGTCGGCACCGGATATTCCTACCTACAAGACTTCCTGCCGCACGTGGCGCAGGGTGTCGTGCGACAGGGCTGGGCCGACCTGGTGGGGCTGGGGCGGATGGTGCTCTCGTATCCTGAACTGCCAAGCGACGTATTGTCGCGAGGACAATTGGCGCGCAAGCGGATCTGCCGCACCTTCAGCGATTGCACCACGGCACCGCGTAATGCGATCGTCTCGGGCTGCTTCCCACTCGATCCGTTTTACAAGGACTTGCCTGAGGCGGCCATATTGCGAGAAATCAAAGCCGCGCAGGACTCTCCGCCGGATTGA
- a CDS encoding tyrosine-type recombinase/integrase has translation MVNTDRRRRGHRGAAWYWSQTDSWYYTPTGTKRRVPLVDEDGKKIRGAGNRSSAMLAVARAKLATDWRPEPKAALEQANSATPWLVAGVCSEYIEWSKRRMAAGAINLDYGQSIARYLNEFCAYCGALAVAELKRGHAHLWVESHPQWRPVTRRNALTIVLAAFNYAQGEHGVRNPLKGLKKPEIQPRLQSFSAADEQAMYQATDESFRDFLFAALHTGLRPFCELARLKASDVEETPLGMLWCVDSSKTKKRRKIPVRPDVAVLTRRLIFSTLIGSDRPVFRNPRGNPWQKVTGIRRFLKIKRTLGWDHDPAKARFSTYTCRHTFAHRMLSGYWNNGAGCSIEVLAELMGNTPKVAFDHYGREWGQHYQDPLWSAIGMATKPYADKTAKNSGFTKQRPKGK, from the coding sequence ATGGTTAACACAGACAGAAGACGCCGAGGCCACCGCGGCGCCGCTTGGTACTGGAGCCAGACCGACTCTTGGTATTACACGCCAACTGGGACGAAGCGACGTGTGCCGCTGGTCGATGAGGACGGCAAAAAGATTCGCGGCGCAGGAAATCGTTCGTCGGCTATGCTGGCGGTGGCGCGCGCCAAATTGGCCACCGACTGGCGGCCCGAGCCCAAAGCCGCCCTAGAGCAAGCAAACAGTGCCACGCCATGGCTGGTTGCGGGCGTCTGCTCAGAATATATCGAATGGTCCAAGAGGCGGATGGCAGCGGGCGCGATCAACCTCGATTATGGGCAGTCCATCGCGCGGTATCTTAATGAATTCTGCGCTTATTGTGGCGCCCTTGCCGTCGCGGAGCTGAAAAGGGGCCATGCTCACTTGTGGGTCGAAAGTCACCCGCAATGGCGTCCCGTCACGCGCCGCAACGCGCTAACGATCGTGCTGGCCGCGTTCAACTATGCGCAGGGCGAGCACGGCGTTCGAAATCCGCTCAAAGGTTTGAAGAAGCCGGAGATACAACCTCGACTGCAGTCGTTCTCGGCTGCCGACGAGCAGGCGATGTACCAGGCCACGGACGAGTCCTTCCGTGATTTTCTGTTCGCGGCACTACATACGGGCCTGCGTCCGTTCTGTGAACTGGCGCGGTTGAAGGCCAGCGACGTCGAAGAGACACCGCTGGGCATGCTGTGGTGCGTCGACTCCTCCAAGACCAAGAAACGACGGAAGATTCCGGTCCGGCCCGATGTGGCAGTTCTTACACGGAGGCTGATATTCAGCACGCTGATAGGCTCGGATCGGCCGGTGTTCCGCAACCCCCGAGGAAATCCCTGGCAGAAAGTGACGGGAATCCGACGATTCCTGAAGATCAAACGAACTTTAGGTTGGGATCATGATCCAGCGAAGGCCCGTTTCTCGACTTATACGTGCCGGCACACCTTTGCCCATCGCATGCTGTCGGGCTACTGGAACAACGGTGCCGGCTGCTCAATTGAGGTACTGGCCGAGCTGATGGGCAATACTCCCAAGGTCGCGTTCGATCATTACGGTCGTGAGTGGGGGCAGCACTACCAGGATCCGCTGTGGTCGGCGATCGGGATGGCAACTAAGCCGTACGCCGACAAGACCGCGAAGAACTCCGGCTTCACCAAACAGCGGCCCAAGGGAAAATGA
- a CDS encoding tyrosine-type recombinase/integrase codes for MARPRKQRRQGHGSAWLWKQTGCWYYTLLGTKKRTPLFDDAGERIRGQENRQVAEKALAKARLADARHGESQTIATEDWLVAKVCSEYIQYCERGLAAGSISKNHRDGTVAFLNDLCGFCGALPAGELKKGHVQEWLEAHAGWRSPATHRAVMAIVLAAFNRAEQMFDVPNPLKGFKKAVAQPRLMSFTAEDEQALLLATEERFGNFLFAAIRTGLRPFCELARLKAEDVEQVDRGMMWRVYSSKTKKTRKIPIHDDVAVLTRRLMTEAPAGSGKPLFRNTRGAPWKPMTGVARFLALKHKLGWSHDPIKGRYSCYTCRHTFAHRMLSGFWNKGLGCTIETLAELLGDTPKVAFDHYGKEWGQNYQAPLWAAIGVDPHRAQAQKSKPTRAGTQVSNKPHRSDDQPPKRSADRQRPSRQRKRVAG; via the coding sequence ATGGCAAGACCTAGAAAACAACGTCGACAGGGACATGGCTCTGCTTGGCTTTGGAAGCAGACGGGCTGTTGGTACTACACGTTGCTTGGCACCAAGAAACGGACTCCACTTTTCGACGACGCCGGCGAACGGATCCGCGGCCAGGAGAATCGACAGGTCGCGGAAAAGGCGCTGGCTAAAGCCAGGTTGGCTGACGCGCGTCATGGCGAAAGCCAGACCATTGCGACCGAGGATTGGCTCGTGGCGAAGGTGTGCTCGGAATATATTCAGTATTGCGAGCGTGGCTTGGCCGCTGGATCCATCAGTAAGAACCACCGCGACGGAACTGTCGCGTTCTTGAATGATCTATGTGGCTTCTGCGGAGCCCTGCCGGCAGGCGAGCTAAAGAAGGGCCATGTTCAAGAGTGGCTCGAGGCTCATGCAGGCTGGCGCTCGCCAGCCACCCATCGCGCGGTCATGGCGATCGTGTTGGCCGCCTTCAATCGTGCCGAGCAAATGTTCGACGTCCCCAACCCCCTCAAGGGTTTCAAAAAGGCTGTCGCCCAACCGCGACTGATGTCCTTCACCGCCGAGGATGAGCAAGCTTTATTACTCGCGACCGAGGAACGCTTTGGTAACTTCCTGTTTGCTGCCATCCGTACCGGGCTGCGTCCCTTCTGCGAATTGGCGCGGCTCAAGGCGGAAGACGTCGAGCAGGTCGACCGAGGCATGATGTGGCGGGTCTACTCATCGAAGACCAAGAAGACGCGTAAGATCCCGATCCACGACGACGTCGCCGTGTTGACGCGTCGCCTGATGACGGAGGCACCTGCCGGCTCCGGCAAACCGCTCTTTCGGAATACCAGAGGCGCGCCTTGGAAGCCGATGACGGGTGTGGCACGCTTTCTGGCGCTCAAGCATAAATTGGGATGGAGCCACGACCCCATCAAAGGCCGATACTCGTGCTACACCTGCCGCCACACGTTTGCGCACCGTATGCTTTCCGGATTCTGGAATAAGGGTCTCGGCTGCACGATCGAGACTTTGGCCGAGTTGCTAGGCGACACGCCCAAGGTAGCGTTCGACCACTACGGCAAGGAATGGGGCCAAAATTACCAAGCGCCTTTGTGGGCGGCAATCGGCGTGGATCCCCACCGCGCGCAAGCCCAAAAATCCAAACCGACTCGAGCCGGGACGCAAGTCTCGAACAAGCCACATCGATCGGATGATCAACCTCCGAAGCGCTCGGCGGATCGGCAACGACCTTCAAGGCAGCGGAAACGGGTCGCCGGATGA
- a CDS encoding arylsulfatase, whose protein sequence is MRHELAAQLLHRITTLIIVAATVLGGNTLSKADNSTNLQCSPNIILILADDLGYGDLGCYNPDSKISTPHLDQLAKEGMRFTDAHAPASVCSPTRYALLTGRYAWRTRLKSGVLVPWDPPLIAPDRLTIATLLKRHGYATACVGKWHLGWEWPTVDGRPPTSGENRLSNVDFSKAITGGPTTRGFDDYFGTDVPNYPPYCFLEKDHTVGIPSEPNRPEFNRPGPMLPGWQWVDIMPQLTARATRFIEQSAAVTPRQPFFLYMPLTAPHYPVVPAAKYQGRSQAGDYGDFVVQVDDTVGEVMAALARAGVADSTLVIFTSDNGPEVTGEVRPGVYDRAEQFGHYSMGPLRGAKRDLWDGGHRVPFVARWPGVIKPASTSDETICQVDVLATVSAILEATLPDNAGEDSYSLLPAFRGEAREQPLREATVHHSGSGRFAIRKGDWVLVAAPSGNDNGDRRGESAWLERERGYAPQEKGPALYDLRHDVPQRDNQYAKHPELVRELRAVLDRYIRDGRSTPGKAQANDVPVVQSTF, encoded by the coding sequence ATGCGACACGAATTAGCCGCGCAATTACTACACAGAATAACTACACTCATCATTGTTGCAGCTACAGTCTTGGGTGGCAATACCCTTTCAAAAGCCGACAATAGTACAAACTTGCAGTGTAGTCCGAATATCATACTCATACTTGCCGACGATCTCGGTTACGGTGACCTTGGCTGTTACAACCCGGACTCGAAGATCTCGACTCCGCATCTTGATCAGCTGGCGAAGGAAGGAATGCGGTTCACCGATGCGCACGCGCCGGCCTCGGTTTGCTCGCCAACGCGCTATGCGTTGCTTACAGGCCGGTATGCGTGGCGCACGCGTTTGAAGAGCGGAGTACTCGTTCCTTGGGACCCGCCCCTGATTGCCCCCGATCGGCTGACGATTGCCACGCTGCTCAAACGACATGGCTATGCCACCGCCTGCGTAGGTAAATGGCATTTAGGCTGGGAGTGGCCTACTGTCGACGGCCGGCCGCCGACGAGCGGAGAAAACCGACTGAGCAATGTCGACTTCAGCAAAGCGATCACGGGTGGCCCGACGACGCGCGGCTTCGACGACTACTTTGGCACAGACGTTCCCAATTACCCGCCGTATTGTTTTCTTGAAAAAGACCATACGGTGGGCATTCCTAGCGAACCGAATCGGCCGGAGTTCAACCGGCCAGGCCCTATGCTGCCGGGCTGGCAGTGGGTGGACATCATGCCGCAACTAACGGCGCGGGCCACGCGGTTCATTGAACAATCGGCCGCCGTTACCCCGCGGCAGCCGTTCTTTCTCTATATGCCGCTAACAGCGCCGCACTATCCGGTCGTGCCGGCGGCCAAATACCAGGGGCGTAGCCAGGCGGGCGACTACGGTGATTTTGTAGTGCAGGTAGACGATACCGTCGGCGAGGTCATGGCCGCGCTCGCGCGTGCCGGCGTGGCGGATAGCACGCTCGTGATCTTTACCAGCGACAACGGCCCAGAGGTTACGGGCGAAGTGCGGCCTGGCGTGTATGATCGCGCGGAACAGTTTGGCCATTACAGCATGGGGCCGCTGCGCGGTGCAAAGCGTGACTTGTGGGACGGCGGCCACCGCGTGCCGTTTGTCGCGCGTTGGCCCGGAGTGATCAAGCCCGCCAGCACGAGCGACGAAACGATCTGCCAGGTCGATGTTTTGGCCACGGTATCCGCAATCTTGGAGGCCACACTTCCGGACAATGCGGGAGAAGACAGCTACAGCCTGTTACCGGCGTTTCGCGGCGAAGCACGCGAGCAACCACTGCGCGAGGCCACGGTGCATCACAGTGGTTCCGGTCGCTTCGCCATCCGCAAAGGAGATTGGGTGCTGGTCGCGGCACCTAGCGGAAATGACAATGGCGACCGCCGCGGCGAGTCCGCGTGGCTCGAGCGAGAGCGCGGCTACGCACCGCAGGAAAAAGGCCCGGCGTTATACGATCTGCGACACGACGTGCCGCAGCGCGACAACCAGTACGCAAAGCATCCTGAACTCGTGCGCGAGTTGCGGGCCGTTCTGGATCGGTACATTCGCGATGGTCGCAGCACGCCCGGCAAGGCGCAGGCGAACGATGTACCTGTCGTGCAGAGCACCTTTTAG
- a CDS encoding glycoside hydrolase family 88 protein — MSSSLSSLSSADRARFEGALDFAERQVAATIARTPDYFPIYTEQGRWHHAGELWTDWTGGFFAGMMWKFYQRRNDSVWRERAEHYSKLLEHRQHDRQVHDLGFIFLNTYRTWFELTGDQCLQDVLIQAGRTLALRFMQRGQYLRSFVAPESLFIDIMMNVPLIFYAANITDDDALRQVAIAHCRTTRDKIVRADGSTAHEGIFDLETGQFVRESTHQGYRPDSAWARGLAWSLYGYSQVYALSGMDEFLDVAERNAAFWLANLPEDGVPWWDFRTDLSQLLPWGPQKDSSAAAIAASGLLDLALQTKSVERAAKYRETALRMLEQLAGPGYLADVTPGWEGILKHGVYHTAKNLGVDESVMWGEFFFVEALTKLLWARGAIS; from the coding sequence GTGAGTTCTTCCCTTTCTTCTCTTTCATCGGCCGATCGCGCCCGTTTTGAAGGCGCCTTGGATTTCGCCGAGCGACAAGTGGCGGCCACGATCGCGCGCACCCCGGATTATTTCCCCATATATACCGAGCAGGGCCGCTGGCACCACGCTGGCGAACTGTGGACCGATTGGACCGGCGGGTTCTTTGCCGGCATGATGTGGAAGTTCTACCAGCGCCGCAACGATTCCGTGTGGCGCGAGCGGGCGGAGCACTACTCCAAATTGCTCGAACATCGACAGCATGATCGCCAGGTGCACGACCTGGGCTTCATCTTTCTCAATACCTACCGAACTTGGTTCGAGCTGACTGGCGATCAATGCTTGCAGGACGTGCTCATTCAGGCTGGCCGCACGCTGGCTCTGCGCTTTATGCAACGCGGACAGTACCTACGCTCGTTTGTGGCGCCAGAGTCGTTGTTCATCGACATCATGATGAACGTCCCATTGATCTTTTACGCTGCCAACATCACCGACGACGACGCCCTGCGACAGGTCGCCATTGCGCACTGCCGAACGACGCGCGACAAGATCGTCCGCGCCGATGGCTCGACCGCGCATGAAGGCATTTTCGATCTGGAAACCGGACAGTTCGTGCGCGAGTCGACTCACCAAGGCTACCGGCCCGACAGTGCTTGGGCCCGCGGTCTGGCCTGGAGTCTGTACGGCTATAGCCAGGTCTATGCATTGTCGGGCATGGATGAGTTTCTCGACGTGGCCGAGCGCAACGCGGCGTTCTGGTTGGCGAACTTGCCAGAGGACGGTGTGCCCTGGTGGGACTTCCGTACGGATCTATCGCAGCTGCTGCCGTGGGGCCCGCAAAAAGACAGTTCGGCGGCGGCGATTGCCGCGAGCGGCTTGCTCGACCTCGCACTACAAACCAAATCGGTAGAACGCGCGGCAAAGTACCGAGAGACGGCACTGCGGATGCTCGAACAACTGGCTGGACCCGGCTATCTAGCCGATGTAACGCCAGGTTGGGAAGGGATCCTGAAACATGGCGTGTATCACACTGCCAAGAACCTGGGCGTCGACGAATCCGTCATGTGGGGTGAATTCTTTTTCGTGGAAGCGTTGACGAAGCTCCTGTGGGCGCGCGGCGCGATCAGTTGA